In Procambarus clarkii isolate CNS0578487 chromosome 36, FALCON_Pclarkii_2.0, whole genome shotgun sequence, one DNA window encodes the following:
- the LOC138371664 gene encoding axoneme-associated protein mst101(3)-like, protein MDHLLDERKIDSETHETYSIADKTDLATMKLKLELAKLEREQQQAALQMKEREANLREREAALRKEEQEREAALAIEALQIKQREAAIRKEEQEREAALIKEEQERETIIFRECERVQFDAKHRPP, encoded by the coding sequence atggatcatctcttagatgaaaggaagattgactctgaaactcacgaaacttattctattgcagataaaactgatttggcaactatgaaactcaaactagaacttgccaagCTCGAGAGAGAGCAACAGCAAGCAGCTCTCCAAATGAAGGAACGCGAGGCGAACCTgagggaaagagaggcggccctgaggaaagaagaacaagaaagagaagcgGCCCTGGCAATAGAAGCTCTACAAATAAAACAAcgagaagctgcaatcaggaaagaagaacaagaacgagaggcagCCTTGattaaagaagaacaggaacgtgagacaATAATATTCCGTGAGTGTGAGCGAGTACAGTTTGACGCAAAACATCGTCCCCcctag
- the LOC138371663 gene encoding troponin T, cardiac muscle-like, with the protein MDHLLDERKIDSETHETYSIADKTDLATMKLKLELAKLEREQQQAALQMKEREANLREREAALRKEEQEREAALAIEALQIKERKAAIRKEEQEREAALRKEEQERETIIFRERERVQLDAKHRPP; encoded by the coding sequence atggatcatctcttagatgaaaggaagattgactctgaaactcacgaaacttattctattgcagataaaactgatttggcaactatgaaactcaaactagaacttgccaagCTCGAGAGAGAGCAACAGCAAGCAGCTCTCCAAATGAAGGAACGCGAGGCGAACCTgagggaaagagaggcggccctgaggaaagaagaacaagaaagagaagcgGCCCTGGCAATAGAAGCTCTACAAATAAAAGAACGaaaagctgcaatcaggaaagaagaacaagaacgagaggcagccttgaggaaagaagaacaggaacgtgagacaATAATATTCCGTgagcgtgagagagtacagcttgacgCAAAACATCGTCCCCcctag